The nucleotide window TGATACCACAAAGGTTTTTGATTTAAAAATCAATCAACTAAATGTTAATAGATATGCTTTTTTGAAAAATAAATTTCCAGTTGAAGTGTTTTTGCAATACTCAGGAGATAAAAGTGTGACAGCTAGTTTTAGTGTTGCACAAGGAAACGAAGTATTGTATAAACAAAATGTTTCGTTTTCTCCATCAAAGAAAACAGCGGTTGTAAATGTGCTGCTACCTGCAAATAAAGTTGGTTTGCAAGTTTATAAAGCAAAAATTGAATCGGGGGAAAAAGAAAAAAATACCTTCAATAATATCAAGAATTTTGCCGTTGAAGTTATAGATCAGAAAACTTCTATAGCAATAGTTTCGGCAATAAATCACCCGGATATTGGTGCTTTAAAAAGAGCAATTGAATCTAATTTACAACATAAAGTAACTTTGGTTAAGCCAAACGAAATTAATTCATTACAGGATTTTAATGTTCTTGTTTTGTATCAGCCAACTTCGGCTTTTAAGTCGGTTTTTGAAGCAAATAAAAAAGCCAATCTCAATACATTTACTATAACGGGAACCGCTACGGATTTTTCATTTTTGAACCAGGAACAAAACAATTTTGTTTTCAAAATGAGCGGTCAGGAAGAGGATTATCAGGCAGACTTTGATTCGCAGTTTAATCTTTTTGCTGTGGATAATTTAGGTTTTGAAAGTTTACCGCCTTTGCAGAATAATTATGGTTCCATTACTTCAAACGGAGAAGTAAATGTGTTGCTTTCTGCCAAAATCAGAAATATTGAGACAAAGGCGCCTTTGCTTTCTTTTACAGAAAATCAAGGGAAAAGATCCGCTTATTTATTTGGGGAAAACAGTTGGAAATGGCGTTTGCAAAGCCATATAGACAATCAGTCTTTTGAAAAATATGATATTTTTATAAATAAAATTATACAATATTTAGCTTCCAATAATGCCAAAAAATCATTGGTTGTAAATCACGAAAGTTTTTACAACACTGGTGAAGCAATCGAAATTACAGCTCAATATTTCAACAAAAATTATGATTTTGATGAGAAAGCGCGTTTGACAATTGCTGTAACCAATGTTAAAACCAGACAAACGAGGAATTATGATCTTTTGAAAGGGAATAATGCTTACAAAGTAAATCTTGACGGACTTTTAGCAGGAAGTTATGATTTTTCTGTAAAAGAACTGAACTCCAAAACATCGTATTCCGGACATTTTGAGATTCTTGATTTTGACATCGAAAAGCAATTTGTGAATCCTGATGTTCAAAAATTAAAGCAATTGGCGGCACAAACGAAAGGAACGGCTTTTCATCCAAATCAAATCGAAACTTTGATAAAAACTTTGTTGGAAAACGATGAATATAAAGCCGTTCAAAAAGATGTTGTAACCAAATCGCCTTTGATTGACTGGAAATGGCTGTTGGTTTTGATTGCAGTTTTTCTTTCTACAGAATGGTTTTTTAGAAAATACAATGGAATGTTGTAGGTTTTTGAGTTATGGGTTTTGAGGTTTAAGCTAATAACTATTTACGAATCACTTTGGACTAATAAAATATGGATTTCAGACTAAAAGTATTTTTTACTGTCGCTTCCCGATTGAGCTTTACGAAGGCCGCTTCCGAATTGTTTATTACACAACCGGCTATTTCAAAGCATATTCAGGAGCTGGAAGAAGAATATAAAATAAAACTTTTTGAAAGAAACGGCTCTAAAATAGCGCTCACCAATGCCGGAGAAGTACTATTGAAACACACAAAAAATATCTTCGAAATTTACAGAGAAATTGATTTTGATATGAGCACATTTAGCAACGAGCGTAAAGGGTTGTTGCGATTGGGGGCGAGTACAACAATTTCCCAATATATTATTCCGCCGCTTCTGGCTCGTTTTCATCAAAAACTGGAATCTGTCAAGGTGAATTTGCTCAACGGTAATACGGAGCAAATTGAAAATGCCCTAATAAAGAAAGAAATCGAAATTGGCATTGTGGAAGGACAATCCAAAAATCAATCTATTAAGTACACGCAATTCATTAGGGATGAACTGGTTTTGGTGTGCAATTCTAATAATCCATTGGTTAAGAAAAGAGAAGTTGCACCGGAAGATCTTAAATTATTAAAGTTTTTGGTGCGAGAGCAAGGTTCTGGAACACTTGAAGTTATTGAATATGCTTTGAAACCTTTCAATATCAAAATCGATCAATTACAGATTGAAATGCAATTGGGAAGTACCGAAAGCATAAAATCCTATTTGATGAATTCAGATTGTGTTGCTTTTATGTCGATACATGCGGTTTCTAAAGAATTGAAAAATAAAGAATTGCAAATTATTGACGTTGACGATTTAATTATTGAACGCTTCTTTTATATTATTACTCTTCAAGGGAAATCAGATTCCCTTTCGGAGTTATTTATAAAAAACATCTCGAGTTATTATAATCTGAAGTTATAGTGGATTATTTATAACGATTGGCTTTCTTTTAGGTTTATGGAGACCTTTGTCATACTAAAATGCTCCATAGAAATGAAAACCGATAGTATTACCAAACCCAATTTTATCAGAATCAATGTAACGTTACAACAGATTATTTTTGTTTTATTGTTACTTGTTTGCTTATTTCCTGTAATTTCTCCACCAATCGCATTGTTGTTGGGATTAATAGTGGCTAATCTTTCAGGACATCCTTTTTTGCATTTGAATCACAAGGCAACAAATATATTGCTGCAGGCTTCTGTAATTGGATTGGGATTCGGAATGAATGTTAACAGTGCTGTTGCTGCTGGAAAAGAAGGTTTTCTTTTTACAGTCGGTTCTATCGCAGTGACAATAACTTTGGGAAGTTTGTTGGGAAAATGGCTCAAAATTCAGAAGAAAACCTCACATTTGATTTCTTGCGGAACTGCTATTTGTGGAGGAAGTGCCATCGCCGCCATTGCTCCTGTGATAAAATCGGATGAAAAACAGACTTCGGTGGCGTTGGGAGTAATTTTTATCCTGAATACAATCGCTTTGTTTGTGTTTCCTGTTGTTGGACATTGGTTACAAATGTCTCAAAATGAATTTGG belongs to Flavobacterium gilvum and includes:
- a CDS encoding YeiH family protein, with the translated sequence MKTDSITKPNFIRINVTLQQIIFVLLLLVCLFPVISPPIALLLGLIVANLSGHPFLHLNHKATNILLQASVIGLGFGMNVNSAVAAGKEGFLFTVGSIAVTITLGSLLGKWLKIQKKTSHLISCGTAICGGSAIAAIAPVIKSDEKQTSVALGVIFILNTIALFVFPVVGHWLQMSQNEFGLWCAIAIHDTSSVVGAASKYGPEALQVATTVKLARALWIIPVALVTAVVFKNNASKVKIPYFIGLFILAMICNTYFSPFASVTPYLVSIAKIGLTVTLFLIGAGLNSCVLKSVGVFPLLQGVLLWVSIAVGTLLAIMFFS
- a CDS encoding LysR family transcriptional regulator, which codes for MDFRLKVFFTVASRLSFTKAASELFITQPAISKHIQELEEEYKIKLFERNGSKIALTNAGEVLLKHTKNIFEIYREIDFDMSTFSNERKGLLRLGASTTISQYIIPPLLARFHQKLESVKVNLLNGNTEQIENALIKKEIEIGIVEGQSKNQSIKYTQFIRDELVLVCNSNNPLVKKREVAPEDLKLLKFLVREQGSGTLEVIEYALKPFNIKIDQLQIEMQLGSTESIKSYLMNSDCVAFMSIHAVSKELKNKELQIIDVDDLIIERFFYIITLQGKSDSLSELFIKNISSYYNLKL